In Lacibacter sp. H375, one DNA window encodes the following:
- a CDS encoding Ldh family oxidoreductase: MEQVFSYPHLFSFTKNVFLSMGCNETDATIATTVLLSADLRGIDSHGVARLSGYVRLWEAKRINATPNIKVIHETPSTAVVDGDSGLGLVVAPFAMQVAIDKATNVGSGWVSVQNSNHFGIAGYHAMMALQHDMIGMAMTNASALVAPTFSTERMLGTNPIAVAVPSGNEPPFVADMATTTAANGKLEILQRKNLEAPVGWIQDAAGEATTDAHALKNKGALLPLGSDKEHGSHKGYALGSIVDIFSAVLSGANYGPWVPPFPAYVPMPENQPGKGLGHFLGAMRIDAFRKADDFKKDMDNWIQRFRSAKTIEGYDQVLIPGDPERLFEAQRMKDGIPLLETVAEDLVKVGQKFNLSL, translated from the coding sequence ATGGAGCAAGTGTTTTCTTATCCGCATTTATTTTCATTTACAAAAAATGTATTCCTGTCAATGGGTTGCAATGAAACTGATGCAACTATTGCAACTACGGTATTGCTGTCGGCTGATCTGCGTGGTATCGATTCGCATGGTGTGGCAAGGCTGAGCGGTTATGTGCGTTTGTGGGAAGCAAAGCGGATCAATGCAACACCTAACATTAAAGTAATTCATGAAACTCCTTCAACCGCTGTTGTTGATGGTGATAGCGGATTGGGTTTGGTGGTTGCACCTTTTGCAATGCAGGTAGCTATTGATAAAGCAACAAATGTTGGCAGCGGATGGGTGAGTGTGCAAAACAGTAATCATTTTGGTATTGCAGGCTATCATGCAATGATGGCGTTGCAACATGATATGATCGGTATGGCCATGACGAATGCTTCTGCATTGGTGGCGCCAACGTTTTCTACTGAACGTATGTTGGGTACCAATCCCATTGCAGTTGCTGTGCCAAGTGGTAACGAACCACCTTTTGTTGCAGACATGGCAACAACAACTGCAGCAAACGGCAAACTGGAAATTTTACAACGCAAAAATCTTGAAGCACCAGTTGGATGGATCCAGGATGCAGCAGGTGAAGCAACAACGGATGCACATGCACTAAAAAACAAAGGCGCATTGTTGCCTTTGGGAAGCGATAAAGAACATGGCAGTCATAAAGGTTATGCACTGGGAAGCATTGTTGATATTTTTTCAGCCGTTTTGAGTGGTGCAAATTATGGTCCGTGGGTGCCGCCGTTCCCGGCTTACGTGCCCATGCCGGAGAATCAACCGGGCAAAGGATTAGGGCATTTTCTTGGCGCCATGCGGATCGATGCATTCCGAAAAGCCGACGATTTTAAGAAAGACATGGACAACTGGATACAACGGTTCCGTTCTGCTAAAACTATTGAAGGATACGATCAGGTGCTCATTCCCGGTGATCCCGAACGTTTGTTTGAAGCACAGCGAATGAAAGATGGTATTCCTTTATTGGAAACAGTTGCAGAAGATTTGGTGAAAGTTGGACAGAAATTCAATCTCTCTCTTTAA
- a CDS encoding Gfo/Idh/MocA family protein: protein MLKIAVFGTGHLGKFHLNNWKEIEGIELVGFYDPNDKAAKAVAEKYQLQRYTDPEELMSLCDAADIVAPTNYHFELCQLAVRKGKHVFVEKPMCNTMDEANELVKLVREANIKLQVGHVERFNPAFLAVKDLKLNPMFIEVHRLSQFNPRGTEVSVILDLMIHDIDIIMSLVKSDVKNVYANGVAVMTDTPDIANVRIEFDNGCVANLTSSRISMKKMRKIRLFQRDAYIGIDFLEKKSEIIRMKNPDDKEAFTFDIETNNGKKTIAISNPVVKEVNAIKMELEHFRDAILHDNPIPVSEVDGLRAMDVAHQILQKIQRTTAV from the coding sequence ATGCTCAAAATAGCTGTATTTGGCACCGGTCACCTCGGGAAATTTCATCTGAACAACTGGAAAGAAATAGAAGGCATTGAACTTGTTGGTTTTTATGATCCAAACGATAAGGCTGCAAAAGCCGTGGCAGAGAAATACCAGCTTCAACGTTATACCGATCCTGAAGAACTGATGTCGCTTTGTGATGCAGCTGATATTGTGGCCCCCACCAATTACCATTTTGAACTTTGCCAGCTGGCCGTGCGTAAAGGCAAGCACGTTTTTGTAGAAAAACCCATGTGTAATACCATGGATGAAGCAAATGAACTGGTGAAACTGGTGCGTGAGGCAAATATTAAATTACAGGTGGGTCATGTGGAGCGCTTTAACCCGGCTTTCCTCGCCGTTAAAGATCTGAAGTTAAACCCGATGTTTATTGAAGTGCATCGACTTTCACAATTTAACCCAAGAGGAACAGAAGTGAGTGTGATACTCGACCTGATGATACACGACATTGATATTATTATGAGCCTTGTAAAAAGTGATGTAAAGAATGTATATGCGAATGGTGTTGCCGTAATGACCGACACGCCCGATATTGCCAACGTTCGTATTGAATTTGATAATGGCTGTGTAGCTAATCTCACCAGCAGTCGCATCAGCATGAAGAAGATGCGGAAGATCAGACTATTTCAACGTGATGCTTATATCGGTATTGATTTTCTTGAAAAAAAATCAGAGATTATCCGCATGAAAAATCCGGATGACAAAGAAGCATTCACGTTCGATATAGAAACAAACAATGGAAAGAAAACAATCGCCATTTCAAATCCGGTTGTTAAAGAAGTGAATGCCATAAAAATGGAACTGGAGCATTTCAGAGATGCCATCTTACATGATAACCCTATACCCGTAAGTGAAGTAGATGGATTAAGAGCAATGGATGTTGCACACCAGATACTTCAAAAAATTCAGCGTACCACTGCTGTATAA
- a CDS encoding M1 family metallopeptidase has translation MKRLAILILTLITLTASAQQNYWQQEVHYKIDVKLNIADKSITGFQQLEYINHSPDTLTYIWFHLWPNAYKNNSTALYAQYKEGDKAGLSKFKKADKGFIDSLNFKINDQSIKVEADQENIDIVKLILPQPLLPGGKINITTPFYVKFPTYFSRSGFIDDAFAVCQWYPKPAVYDRKGWHPMSYLNMGEYYSEFGSFNVNITVPSNYIVAATGTLQTDDELKKLKTAGKINKTRTKAFERYVVNTSTPTKTLHYKAENVHDFAWFTDNDFIVQYDTLALPSGKIVDAFTFFTNNANTQWSNSVDHVEDAVRNYSKWIGEYPYPTVNAVEGPGNVSSGGMEYPMVTLITSPTADKETLDAVITHEVGHNWFYGILGSNERAHAWMDEGLNTYFQFRYEAEKYRSNSVFGNSLPAELKQRGPSEFLGVVYNALNELPMNEAIETASEKFKTKDEYGMVVYLKTAIWAYLLEQGLGSEVFAKAIQTYYDKWKFRHPYPEDFKQVLEEVSGKNLDAYFELLKQRSKL, from the coding sequence ATGAAAAGACTTGCCATTTTAATTCTTACACTTATAACACTTACAGCATCTGCGCAACAGAATTACTGGCAGCAGGAAGTACATTACAAGATTGATGTAAAATTGAATATTGCTGATAAATCAATTACAGGGTTTCAGCAGTTGGAATACATCAACCATTCACCTGACACACTTACGTACATCTGGTTTCATCTTTGGCCAAATGCTTATAAGAATAACAGCACCGCTTTGTATGCACAATATAAAGAAGGTGATAAAGCAGGGTTAAGTAAATTTAAAAAAGCTGACAAAGGATTTATTGACAGCCTCAACTTCAAGATCAATGATCAATCGATCAAAGTAGAAGCAGATCAAGAAAATATTGACATCGTCAAACTGATTCTTCCACAACCATTACTTCCCGGTGGTAAGATCAACATCACAACTCCATTCTATGTAAAATTCCCGACTTACTTTTCCAGAAGTGGTTTTATTGATGATGCGTTTGCAGTTTGCCAATGGTATCCAAAACCTGCAGTGTATGATCGGAAAGGATGGCATCCCATGTCTTATTTAAATATGGGTGAATATTATAGTGAGTTCGGTTCTTTCAATGTGAACATCACTGTGCCCTCAAACTATATTGTGGCAGCAACAGGCACATTACAAACAGATGATGAATTAAAGAAACTGAAAACAGCAGGCAAGATCAACAAAACACGTACGAAGGCTTTTGAACGGTATGTTGTTAATACTTCCACTCCAACAAAAACGCTTCATTATAAAGCCGAAAATGTACATGACTTTGCATGGTTTACCGATAACGATTTTATTGTACAATACGATACACTTGCACTTCCTTCAGGTAAAATAGTTGATGCGTTTACTTTCTTTACCAACAATGCAAATACACAATGGAGTAACAGTGTCGATCATGTAGAAGATGCCGTACGTAACTATTCAAAATGGATAGGCGAATATCCCTACCCGACAGTTAATGCGGTTGAAGGTCCGGGCAATGTATCAAGTGGAGGCATGGAGTACCCGATGGTAACACTTATTACAAGTCCAACTGCAGATAAAGAAACACTTGATGCAGTGATAACACATGAAGTGGGACACAACTGGTTTTATGGAATCCTTGGAAGCAATGAACGGGCACATGCATGGATGGATGAAGGGTTGAACACCTACTTCCAGTTCCGTTACGAAGCAGAAAAATACAGGAGCAATTCAGTATTTGGCAACTCTTTGCCTGCAGAATTGAAACAGCGTGGCCCTTCAGAATTTTTGGGTGTCGTTTACAATGCGTTGAATGAATTGCCAATGAATGAAGCAATTGAAACCGCTTCTGAAAAGTTTAAGACCAAAGATGAATACGGCATGGTCGTTTATCTGAAAACTGCTATCTGGGCTTATTTGCTTGAACAGGGTCTTGGCAGCGAGGTGTTTGCAAAAGCTATTCAAACCTATTACGACAAATGGAAATTCCGTCATCCTTATCCTGAAGATTTCAAACAGGTGCTGGAAGAAGTGAGCGGTAAAAACCTTGATGCCTACTTTGAACTTTTAAAACAGCGGAGCAAACTATAG
- a CDS encoding M1 family metallopeptidase, translated as MKYILSLLLLIVTNFLHAQQPYWQQQVNFKLDVTINDAEHSLDGFAKIDYINNSPDTLRYIWFHLWPNAYRTDRTAFSDQLLENGRTDFYFSNSEDRGYINRLDFRVNSVLAKTEDHPQHIDIIKVLLPQPLAPGASIELTTPFHVKLPKNFSRGGHVGKSYQVTQWYPKPAVYDRYGWHPVPYLDQGEFYSEFGNYEVKITLPKSYVVLSTGNLQNREELQWLKDKAKFDEPQQNSKTKKPAPVTKKTTKPLPVTINNEETKTLFYTQNNIHDFAWFADKKYLVRYDTIQLNNNRVVDVFTAFSAESKSVWKNSARMVKDAVRFRSNTIGEYPYNTVAAVEAKMGFEGGMEYPCITAITPMSTEKNLESVIEHEVGHNWFQGMIANNEQVYPWFDEGINSYYDKLFEKELSRYKPIAKKKKIVQLNADDAMFLETFERMHLAQPLSTTADSLTEANYSLIAYEKGAQFMQLLENELGRDVFIKAMQQYFEQWKYKHPYPSDLKASLEKSSGKNLDSAFALLHQQSSLQPPAKKKLRIAPFAANNTNSTNALIVAPMAGINMYDGFMIGAALTNYTFPPTKFQFIVAPMYGTKSKQLNGIARASYTMYPSKTFQRITLAVNALKFSTNDFVDTANQKYITGFRKIAPSLKLVFAEKNPRSTRERFIQWKTFLLDEDDLRFRSDTFPNGNRYTEISTTSARRYLNQLRFVIQNTRVLYPYRGELMAEQTKDFVRLAFTGNYYFNYNEKLGADIRVFAGKFIYLGERTVSKRFGTDPYHLNLSAPKGYEDYTYSNYFIGRNEFEGFASQQMMMRDGGFKVRTDMLANKIGKTDDWLMALNFSTDIPDQINILNILPFRVPLKVYMDIGTYADAWKANAEGSKVLYNAGLQLSLFKNTINIYAPLLYSKPYKDYFLSTITEKRFLKNISFTIDIQNFSLKKIDRRMPF; from the coding sequence GTGAAGTATATCCTTTCCCTCCTGCTGCTAATCGTCACCAATTTTCTGCATGCCCAGCAACCATACTGGCAGCAGCAGGTTAATTTTAAACTTGATGTTACGATCAACGATGCAGAGCATAGCTTAGATGGCTTTGCAAAAATTGATTACATCAACAACTCTCCTGATACCTTACGGTACATTTGGTTTCATTTATGGCCCAATGCTTATCGTACCGACAGAACTGCTTTCAGTGATCAGTTACTTGAAAACGGTCGAACAGATTTTTACTTTTCCAATAGTGAAGATCGTGGTTATATCAACCGTCTTGATTTTCGTGTAAACTCAGTGCTTGCAAAAACAGAAGATCATCCGCAACATATCGATATCATTAAAGTGCTGTTACCACAACCGTTAGCACCCGGTGCATCCATTGAGCTCACAACTCCTTTTCACGTAAAGCTGCCGAAGAATTTTTCCCGAGGCGGGCACGTTGGGAAAAGCTACCAGGTAACTCAATGGTATCCAAAACCGGCTGTGTATGACCGTTATGGCTGGCATCCCGTGCCTTACTTAGACCAAGGAGAATTTTACAGTGAGTTTGGTAATTATGAAGTGAAGATCACATTGCCGAAAAGTTATGTAGTACTCAGTACAGGTAACTTACAAAACAGGGAAGAACTGCAATGGCTAAAGGACAAAGCAAAGTTTGATGAGCCGCAACAAAATAGTAAGACGAAAAAACCAGCACCAGTAACAAAAAAAACAACAAAGCCTTTACCAGTTACTATCAACAACGAGGAAACAAAAACACTTTTTTATACACAAAACAATATCCACGACTTTGCTTGGTTTGCCGATAAAAAATACCTTGTTCGCTATGATACCATTCAGTTAAACAATAACAGGGTTGTTGATGTGTTTACTGCTTTTTCAGCAGAAAGCAAATCGGTTTGGAAGAACAGCGCACGCATGGTAAAAGATGCTGTTCGTTTCAGAAGTAATACAATTGGCGAATATCCTTACAACACAGTTGCAGCAGTAGAAGCAAAGATGGGCTTTGAAGGAGGCATGGAATATCCTTGTATTACTGCCATTACTCCCATGTCAACAGAAAAAAACCTGGAAAGTGTAATTGAGCATGAAGTTGGGCATAACTGGTTTCAGGGAATGATTGCCAACAATGAACAGGTATACCCTTGGTTTGATGAGGGCATTAACAGTTACTACGATAAGTTGTTTGAAAAAGAACTGAGCCGATACAAACCAATTGCTAAAAAGAAAAAAATAGTTCAGTTGAATGCTGACGATGCAATGTTCTTAGAGACGTTTGAACGCATGCATCTTGCCCAACCCTTAAGCACAACTGCAGACAGTTTAACCGAAGCAAATTATTCATTGATCGCCTATGAGAAAGGTGCACAATTCATGCAGTTGCTGGAAAATGAATTAGGTCGTGATGTATTTATAAAAGCAATGCAACAGTATTTTGAGCAATGGAAATATAAACATCCCTATCCTTCTGATCTAAAAGCTTCATTGGAAAAAAGCAGCGGAAAAAATCTTGATTCAGCTTTTGCATTGTTACACCAGCAAAGTTCTTTGCAGCCGCCTGCAAAAAAGAAATTACGCATTGCTCCCTTTGCGGCAAACAATACCAACTCAACAAATGCATTGATCGTTGCACCGATGGCAGGGATCAATATGTATGATGGATTTATGATTGGAGCTGCACTCACCAATTATACATTTCCACCAACAAAGTTCCAGTTTATTGTTGCACCCATGTATGGCACTAAAAGCAAACAGCTGAATGGCATTGCACGTGCAAGCTACACCATGTACCCATCAAAAACCTTTCAGCGGATCACACTTGCAGTAAATGCGTTGAAGTTCAGCACCAATGATTTTGTTGATACTGCGAATCAAAAATACATTACCGGCTTCAGGAAAATTGCACCGTCGCTCAAGCTTGTGTTTGCAGAAAAAAATCCACGAAGCACAAGAGAACGTTTTATACAATGGAAAACATTTTTACTGGATGAAGATGATCTTCGTTTCAGAAGCGATACTTTCCCCAATGGCAATCGCTATACGGAAATATCAACAACGAGTGCCCGCAGGTATTTGAATCAACTTCGTTTCGTGATACAGAATACACGAGTTCTTTACCCCTATCGTGGCGAGTTAATGGCTGAGCAGACAAAGGATTTTGTACGACTTGCATTTACCGGTAATTATTACTTCAACTACAATGAAAAACTTGGTGCCGATATCAGGGTGTTTGCAGGTAAATTTATTTATCTCGGCGAACGTACGGTCAGCAAACGATTTGGAACCGATCCTTATCATCTGAATTTATCGGCACCTAAGGGGTATGAAGATTATACCTACAGCAATTATTTTATTGGACGTAATGAGTTCGAAGGTTTTGCCAGTCAGCAAATGATGATGCGTGATGGCGGTTTTAAAGTTCGTACCGATATGTTGGCGAATAAAATCGGCAAGACAGATGATTGGCTGATGGCATTAAATTTCTCAACTGATATTCCTGATCAGATCAATATCCTGAACATACTACCCTTTCGTGTTCCATTGAAAGTATACATGGATATCGGCACTTATGCCGATGCATGGAAAGCAAATGCAGAAGGAAGCAAAGTATTATACAATGCAGGTTTGCAATTATCACTATTCAAGAACACAATCAACATTTATGCGCCGTTGCTTTACAGCAAACCTTACAAAGATTATTTCTTATCAACGATCACTGAAAAACGTTTCCTGAAAAACATTTCATTTACGATCGATATACAGAACTTCAGTTTGAAAAAGATCGACCGCCGCATGCCTTTCTGA
- a CDS encoding sugar transferase: MNQTPRIHIGWYVAADWLSSTFAWGLFYLLRRILLGEASTLFNQAFDSSFFAGIFLIPIFWLILYHLFGSYKNLYSKSRLQELTTTFFCCLLGCIILFFALLLDDHIGSYTFYYKESLLLFTLQFSFTWLLRWMILTNIKRQFLAGNVKINTLIIGAKQSAIKLYKDIKESSETQGFNFSGFLYPDDNSYNGLSKYLPALGKLSDLSNVIRKHKIEQVIIATEEKERPSLEQSLSILSEHDVSIKLLPNTVDILSGSVRTSNVFGAMLIDLHTGMMSEWQQNIKRLMDIFASLFSLILLSPLLLFVAIKVKLSSKGPVFYSQERIGLKGRPFYIHKFRSMVVGAEANGPALSSETDQRITGWGKVMRKWRLDELPQFWNILKGEMSLVGPRPERRFYIDQIVASAPYYRYLLKVKPGITSWGMVKFGYAENVEQMIERSKYDLIYIENISLALDIKIIIHTIRLIFLGKGR; this comes from the coding sequence ATGAACCAAACACCACGGATACATATTGGTTGGTATGTTGCTGCAGACTGGCTTTCTTCAACTTTTGCATGGGGATTGTTTTACTTGTTGCGTAGAATTTTACTTGGAGAAGCATCTACTTTATTTAACCAGGCTTTTGACAGTAGTTTTTTTGCCGGCATTTTTCTCATACCTATATTCTGGTTGATACTCTACCACCTCTTTGGTTCATATAAAAATCTATACAGCAAATCAAGATTGCAGGAGCTCACCACCACTTTTTTCTGTTGCCTGCTTGGTTGTATTATCCTCTTCTTTGCGCTGCTGCTTGATGACCATATTGGTTCATATACTTTTTACTACAAAGAATCACTCTTGCTTTTTACTCTACAATTCAGTTTTACCTGGTTGTTACGTTGGATGATTCTCACCAATATTAAACGTCAGTTTCTTGCAGGCAATGTAAAGATCAATACACTCATCATTGGTGCAAAGCAAAGCGCCATTAAACTTTACAAAGACATAAAAGAAAGCAGCGAAACACAGGGTTTTAATTTTTCAGGATTTCTTTATCCTGATGACAACAGCTATAATGGACTTAGTAAATATTTACCTGCATTAGGAAAACTATCGGATCTGTCTAATGTAATCAGGAAACATAAAATTGAGCAAGTGATCATTGCTACGGAAGAAAAAGAGCGTCCGTCGCTTGAGCAATCACTTAGCATTTTAAGTGAGCACGATGTAAGCATTAAACTTTTACCAAACACCGTAGATATCCTTTCTGGATCTGTTAGAACCAGTAATGTATTTGGTGCAATGCTCATTGATCTGCACACCGGCATGATGAGTGAGTGGCAACAGAACATTAAACGGTTAATGGATATTTTTGCTTCACTTTTTTCACTGATACTATTATCCCCACTATTATTATTTGTTGCTATCAAAGTAAAATTATCTTCAAAAGGTCCTGTATTTTATTCTCAGGAGAGGATCGGTTTAAAAGGCCGGCCTTTTTACATTCATAAATTCCGTTCCATGGTTGTTGGTGCTGAGGCAAACGGCCCTGCACTATCTTCAGAAACAGATCAACGAATTACCGGATGGGGGAAAGTAATGCGCAAGTGGCGGCTCGACGAATTACCTCAGTTCTGGAATATTCTCAAAGGAGAAATGAGTTTGGTTGGTCCACGACCTGAACGCAGATTTTATATTGATCAGATTGTTGCAAGTGCGCCTTACTATCGTTACCTCTTGAAAGTAAAACCCGGTATTACTTCATGGGGTATGGTAAAGTTTGGTTATGCTGAGAATGTGGAGCAAATGATCGAACGAAGTAAATACGACCTCATCTATATTGAAAATATTTCGCTTGCCCTTGATATAAAGATCATCATCCATACAATACGATTGATCTTTTTAGGTAAAGGCAGGTAA
- a CDS encoding DUF3467 domain-containing protein, which translates to MDEQQANPNQLNIEITEEVAEGSYANLAIITHSHAEFVIDFVNVMPGTPKSKVKSRIIFTPQHAKRFMKALTENIQRFEAANGAIRDLEEMQIPLNFGGPTAQA; encoded by the coding sequence ATGGACGAACAACAAGCAAATCCTAATCAGCTCAACATCGAGATCACAGAAGAAGTAGCGGAAGGTTCATATGCCAACCTCGCCATCATTACACACAGTCATGCAGAATTTGTGATCGACTTTGTGAACGTAATGCCCGGCACACCCAAAAGCAAAGTAAAATCAAGGATCATTTTTACTCCGCAACATGCCAAGCGTTTTATGAAAGCGCTTACTGAAAATATCCAACGCTTTGAAGCTGCCAATGGTGCAATCCGTGACCTGGAAGAAATGCAGATACCATTGAATTTTGGCGGGCCAACTGCGCAAGCATAA